DNA from Thermococcus argininiproducens:
CTCTGACCTCCAATCTAAGCAGGGCATCTAGATTGCTTAGCGGTTCATCCAGTAGTAAAACATCTGGCTCTTTAACTAGGGCCCTCGCTATTGCTACTCTTTGCTGCTGACCACCACTAAGTTGCCAAGGATATCTATCTAAAAGACGCTCAATATGCAACATTTTAGAAACTTCTCTAACCTTCTTTTCTATTTCCCCTTTTGGAGCTTTTTTAAGTTCAAGAGGGAAAGCTATATTCTTGAATACCTTCATATGGGGATAGAGAGCCCAATTTTGAAATACCAAACCTACATTTCTGTCTTTTGGAGGGATTTCTGTAACGTCCCTATCATCAAAGTATATCCTTCCAGCCGTTGGTCGATATATCCCTGCTATCGTATATAATAGGGTAGATTTTCCACTCCCTGATGGTCCTAATAATGCCATAAACTCTTTATCTTCTATTTTCAAATTGATTCTATCCAACGCCGTGAAATCCCCAAATTTTTTTGTAATCCCTTCCAATGTTATCATAACCATCTCCATCACCCTTTGATTCCTCCTGAATAACCTTGGAGGAGCAATTGTTGGGCCGTTAGGAAAAAGATTATAGTAGGTAAAAGATATAGCGTTCCAGCGGCTGCTATGAGAGGCATGTGTGAGTACTCTGCCTCAATGTTGGCCTCAATAAACGTTGCAAGAGTTTGGTCTATTAAAAATGTTCTTACATAGATCAAATCTTGCCAACCAGCTAAAAATCCAAACAAAGCTACCGCCAATATACCTGGTTTTATTAAGGGTAGCATTATCTTCCACCACACTTTGATCCTAGAGGCCCCATCTATTATTCCAGACCATTCAAACTCCCAGGGAATTGTATCGAAGAAACCTTTCATTAACCATACAGACATTGGAATTTCTAGAGCTGCTCTTGCAAGTACTACATAGAAAAATGAATAAATTCGAACCAGAGACGGATCTTGAGGAAAAGTCAGACGATAGAAAAGATAAACTCCTACAATCAATGCAACTCCTGGAAAAGCATGAAGTACAAGAAGAAGAAGCATCATTGCTTTTCTCCCTCTAAATTTCATTCTCGAGAGGGAATAACCAGCAAGTGTACTAATCAAGGTAACTATACCAGAAACTCCAAGAGCAACTACTAGAGTATTAAATGTTATTTTTAATATATTCTGACGTATACCTCCTGTTATGGCCAATTTCCCTTGAAAGACATTTACCCAATTTTCAATAGTAGGCCGAAAAGACTCTAGACTTAGATTAGTTATCATATCCTTGCTAAAGCTCGATAGAACCAGCAGAGCAAATCCTAATATAAGAGGGAGACTTGCAAAGATGATGACTGCTATTATCAGCCATTCATATCTCTTGGGCCTAGTTTCCACATCCCTCATTCTACATCACCCCTCGGCTCATGAATCATCCTTTCAAATTGGAGTACTTTTAGAGTAACATAACCGCCCATGATGCCAATTATGGATAATAAAACTGCTGCCGCTGCTGCCAAACCCTGGTCTTGTTCTCCACGTCCAAAAGCAGTGTTAAAGACATACAAAGCAAGTGTTGTTCCATAATCCCTATTCACTAAATCCCATTCAACTAGCAGGAAAAGGTGAGGATAAGTAGTGAGTAAGCTAAGGAACTGCCAGGTAAGGACGTAAAGAAAGTGCCATTTTAGCATGGGGATTAAAATTTTCCTTGAAATCTGCCATGCAGAAGCCCCATCTACCCTAGCCGCTATCACGAGTTCTCTAGGTATCTGATTTAACGCGGACGTAAAGACTATCATGCCAAAACTAACCCCTACAAGCCCATTAACAAAGATAATAATGCTCCACACTCCCCAAGGAGTTATTTGACCCCAGGGAATTGGCTCAGAGACAACACCCAACTTAAGCAAAATAGAATTCAATGTCCCGATATCACTCCCATGGAAGAAGTAGTACCACACTAAACTATAAACAGCTATTGGGGACATCCTGGGAAGTAGCCAGAGAAGCCTAATACTTGAAGCAGAACTCTCATTTATAAAGAACGTTCCTAATGCTAAAAGAAGTCCTCCAAAAACATTTATGAGGAGCGTTATCCCCACGAAAACAACAGTAGTTAGAAGAATCGCCCTAATCATAGGATCATGCTGAAACATGTGAAAGAGCCTTTGATAGTTATAAAGACCAACAATCTCACTCAAATACTTCTCCGTATTCCAGTTCCTCATTTTCGTGAAGCTTATATAAACAGTGAATACAAGGGGGATTAAATAGAATATGCCCACCATTGCTATCATCGGAGAAAGAAAAAAGGAAAGACTTCGAAGCTTTTCTCCCTTCATAAAGCTTCACCTCATGGGAATTGCCAGTCTTTTGGAATTTCTCCAATAACCTCTACGTTCTCGGCAAGCTCTGGGTCTGCATTTACTTTCTGGATTATATAATCAACACCTTCTTCTGGAGTCATTTCTCCTCTTAGTACCTTATCTAAAGCCTCTTTGAATATATCGGCCAATGCAGGATATTTTGGATGAGCTGGAGCGAACTTTGTATATTCTAGCATATAGCTCACGTCAGCAAGGAACTTGGCATTTATTGGATGCACTGTAGTTGCAACTATATCTTTCAGATTATCTTTCACTTCTTGATCCAAGTCTAGATTAAGACTCTTTAAGTCGTTAAGCCACTTTTCATCGCTAATAAGCTTCGCAGCAGCTTTTCTAACAGGCAAATGAGCACTTATTACACTGTGTATTGCATTTATATCCGGGTCACTTGCCTTTATTATCATTAAGAAAGCAAGCTCATGATATATTTCCTCCAGTTCTTCATATTTTGGATTTTGTTGACCTGCTTTGGAGTTTATCATCCATACAAAGGGTTGGCTCAGAGTCACTGGTTGTAGTCCTTTTTCACCAGCAGGGAATAATGTATAAGCAAACCATTTCTGGACTTCGTCGGGCTTTATAGGTCTTGGAGTCCCTTCTTTTCCATAGTAATCCTTCGTTTGCCACTCTGTCCAATACCATGTTCCACCAATGTCAAAGAGTGTCCTCCCTTCAACAATCGTAGGATGGATCTGTTTCGCCCAGTCCCAACTCATTATATCCTCTGGAAGAAGACCATCCTGAGCAAATTTCCACTCAACATAAAACCATTTGTAAATTGCAGGAACATCAACAACAAGCTTCTTAGACTCTTCATTGTAGAGCTTTCCACCAAAGGCGAAGATGAATTGAATTAAGTCTGGATGAGCAGAGCCTTTTCTGTGTATAAGACCCCATTCTGCCACTCCATTTCCTTTTGCTTTCTTTGCCCACTGATAAACGTCGCTCCATGTGAATTCTCCATTTTTAACCTTCTCTTCAATTCCCTCTAAATTGAAACCAATCTTTGCAGCTACGTCTCTCCTTATGTAAAGAGGTCTTGCCTCTGTATCTTGAGGCAACCCATATAGCTTTCCATCAAACTTAGAAGCCTCGATAAGGGATGGGTAGAAGTCTTCTATTACACTCTTGTATGCGTTGGCGTATTCTGTTATATCAAGAATGTAGCCTTCATCTGCTAGGGTTGGTAAGAATGCGTAGGAATTTACAAAGAAGTCTCCAGCCTGACCAAGAGGTTGCTTGCTAAGATACTCTTGATAAGCATCTTGAAAAGCTGCGGCATAATGTTTGTCGGTTATTATTATCTTTACATTAACACCATTCTCTTCCCAGATTTTGTTTATCCTTCTAGCTGCTTCAACAATCCCGTGAACTCTCATGACACTATTGGGGTCTCCAGAGCCCCATGCAGAAAACTTAACTTCGTTTATTCCGTTTTCTTCAAGAACCTTTCCTATAGCTACTGCATCTTTGAGAAAGTCTCCACTCAACTCAACAGTAGTTATTTTTGTCTCAGAAGTCTCTTGGCCACCAATGCACCCACTTGCCATCACTCCAAAAAGAACCACCAATATAACTACTGCTCCAAGTTTCCCTTTCACAACTTCCCACCTCCCGAAAATTTCGGAAGATTCAAAGGCCAAAAAGGCATAATGTTATTATAAGAGGAAGCCCAGTAGCAACTTTACCGAAGACATTTTTGGAAACTAACTCTTATAAACATTTACATAATCCATTTGAAAATTTTTCTCTTTAGAACAAAAGCTCATTTATCAGGCCTTTTTGTATCACTGAAAGTGTTATATACTGAAGATAAAAGATTATAAACCAAAAAATATTTAACGATTATAAAATAACTAGAGAGAGGTGATATGAATGGTGCGTGTGGTGATACTGGGTCAAGGATATGTGGGGAGTATTTTTGCTCTCGGGGTAGAGAGAATAAAAAACGGCGAATTAGGATATTATGGTATCCCTTTGGAAAATGATCTCCCCATAAAAATCGAAGATATTGAAATAGTTGGTAGTTACGATGTGGATAAAGACAAAATTAGAAAATCTCTCTATGAGATAATTGGAAACTATTGGGATGGCCACGTGCCCAAGAACCTAAAAAACATTGTTGTGAGAAAAGGAATTCACTTAAACAGCTTAAGAAATCTACCTTTTGAAGTTGAAGGACTAGAGGATGAGATGTCTCTTAAAGAAGCCGTTGAGACTCTTGTTAATGAATGGAAAAAGCTAGAGGTCGATGTAATAGTAAACGTCTGTACAACAGAAGCATTTGTTCCATTTAAGAACAAGGGAGACCTCATTGCAGCAATTGAAAATGATGATAGAGAGAGGCTAACTGCCACCCAAGTATATGCATATGCTGCAGCTCTTTACGCAAAAGAAACCAATGGTGCGGCTTTTGTAAATGCAATTCCAACCTTAATAGCAAACGACCCTGCTTTTGTAGAACTCGCTAGAGAGAGTAATTTGGTAATATTCGGAGATGATGGAGCAACAGGTGCCACTCCATTTACTGCAGATATTCTGACCCATTTGGCCCAGAGAAACAGATACGTTAAAGATATTGCTCAATTTAATATTGGAGGAAATACAGACTTTCTAGCCCTAACAGACAAAGAGAGAAACAAAAGTAAGGAATTCACAAAGTCTAGCATTGTTAAAGAGCTCCTTGGATATGATGCTCCCCACTACATTAAGCCCACAGGATTTCTGGAACCCTTAGGAGATAGGAAGTTCATTGCAATGCACATTGAATATGTAAGCTTTAATGGAGCAGTTGACGAGCTTATAATAAATGGAAGGATCAACGACAGCCCAGCCTTAGCAGGTCTTCTAGTGGATTTGGTAAGGTTAGGCAAAATTGCCATCGAAAGAAAAGAATTCGGAACAATTTACGAAGTAAACGCTTTTTATATGAAAAACCCTGGACCACAGGAAAAAGGCAACATACCAAGGATCATCGCCCATGAAAAAATGAGAACATGGGCAGGATTAAAACCAAAGTGGCTTTAGCTCTTTTTGATTTTTTCTTTTAGGAGGGCCCTTGCTATTCTAAGGACCTCCTCTGGAGCCTCTCTAAACCCTCCTCCTCTGGCTAAAACCTCACTCCCTCCTCCACTACCACCGACTTCATTGAGGACTTCTTTAAGGAGTTCATTCATTGCAATGTCTTTAACCTCCTTATTTTTTGCAAAAATCAAGTAATTTCTCCCCACTATTAATGCTACTGTATCAGGATTTTTATCTACAAAATAAACTACAAACGCTTGGGCGTCCTTCATAGATGCATCTTCTACAATGGAGACAACTCTTATCCCATTGATATTCTCAGCACTCTGTAGAAGTGCCTTGCTCTTCCATTTCCACGTCTCTCTCCTCAACTTGTCTTTTTCTTCTTCAAGAGTCTCAAGCTCTCTTTTAACTTCAAGTATTCTATTAAAAAGAGGCCTGTTTTTATTTAACATTTCACTTAGGCTTTTCCAATAGTCCTCTAATAGCTTGTCCAGATATATTAAGGCCCTATAACCACAAACAAACTCTATACGCCATATGTTTCTGGCTTTTTTATAAAAGTTAACTATTTTTATAAAACCAACTTCTCCGGTGTTTCTTACGTGTGTACCACCACAGGGAATTAAATCCACTTCATCTATTTTTATAATTCTAATTTTCCCTGTTACCTCTTTTGGAAGGGCCTTTCTAAGAGAACTCCTAATTTCTTCAGGGAGTTCGTCGTACTCGCTAACCTCCACAGGAACATTACTCCAAACAACTTCATTTGCCTCTAACTCAGCAGCAAGAAGGTGCTCCCATGTCAACTCCTCATCAAAGTTTATTTCTATCTTATTATAATCGGGAAAGATTTGAAACCCTGTTGTATCACTATTGTACATCTTCTTTAAAACAGCAGAAAGAATATGTTGGCCGGTATGCTGTCTCATGTTTTCATATCTCCACTCCCAATCAAGTTCAAGCTCTACATTTTCCCCAATTTGGGGGAGCCTGCCCTTGATCCTACCTTCATGCCAAATTTCCTCCTTTCCTTCTACCTTTCTCACATCAATTCTGAATCCTTCTCCTTTTATAATTCCAATATCACCCGGCTGGCCTCCTCCCTCAGGATAGAAGATAGTCCTATCCAATTTTAGTCTAATATTATCTCCATTAACTTCAATTCCCTCTATCTTTGCCACAGCTTCTTTTAAATATGGATCAGCATAAAATAACTTAACTGTCACATCCCTCACCAGAATAAAAATCTCAGTGAAAAGATAAAAAGATAACTAACCTTGAGCTTTAGCTTCAAGAAGAGCCTTAACTCTCTTCAATCTGAAGAAGTTTTCCCTTTCCATTTCGTCCAAGTGCTGGCTGATGTATTTCACAGTATCTTTCATTCTCGGTATGATGATATACTCCAAAGCATTCACTCTTCTTTTAGTCTTCTCTATCTCTTTTGCAAGTCTCTTTAATGTTTCTTCAATTTCTGCAAGGCGTATGGCCAATTCCAAAACCTCTTCAAATTTCTCTGCGGCAACATCTACTTTAGGAGAAGTTGAAACAAATGCATACCCTCTTTCATAAGGATCCCTTCTAAATCCTTCTGCTTCAATAAGAGGCACCGGGACTCCCATGATATTCCTTCTCTTTATATTTATCTCTCTATTAGGTTTAACACTTAGAGCCGTTTCACTTAATCTCACTATTCCCATATCAATTTCAGCCAACCTAAGTTGCTCAAAAGCCTCCGCTATTTTTTGATTAAGTTCTCTCCTCAAAGCTATTGCTTCATCGTAGATAGTAAAGAACTCCATTATAAGAGCATCCTGCTTCTCTTTAAGGATTTTGTGACCCTTTTCTGCAAGTTTTATTCTCCTCTTTAATCTAAGCAATTCCATTCTGGTTGGCTTCACTTTTAGTATTCCTGCCATTCAACTCACCTCAGTAGGAATAAAGAAATTAAGAGGAGTGTCTGTACTTTGGATGATACTTCTCTATGTATTTCCTCTCAACTCTCTTGAGTTCTGACTCTGGTAGTACTGAGAGAAGATCCCATCCAAGGTCTAAAGTCTCAAATATTCCTCTATCCTCATCATATCCCTGCGCAACGAACTCCCTCTCGAACTTATCCGCAAATTGTAGATATTTCCTATCAGTCTCTGAGAGAGCTTCTTCACCAACTACTGCCACAAGATCTCTTAAGCTTCTACCCTCAGCATATGCTGCATAGAGCTGCTGGCTGAGCTGTGAATGTTCTTCCCTAGTCCTTCCTTTTCCTATACCATCCTTCATGAGACGGCTAAGGCTTGGAAGAACATCAATTGGTGGGTAGATACCTTTTCTGTGGAGGTCTCTACTCAGAACGATCTGCCCTTCTGTGATGTAACCTGTAAGGTCTGGTATTGGGTGAGTAATATCATCATCAGGCATCGTTAATATTGGCATTTGAGTTATACTTCCCTTTCTACCTCTCACTCTC
Protein-coding regions in this window:
- a CDS encoding carbohydrate ABC transporter permease; translated protein: MRDVETRPKRYEWLIIAVIIFASLPLILGFALLVLSSFSKDMITNLSLESFRPTIENWVNVFQGKLAITGGIRQNILKITFNTLVVALGVSGIVTLISTLAGYSLSRMKFRGRKAMMLLLLVLHAFPGVALIVGVYLFYRLTFPQDPSLVRIYSFFYVVLARAALEIPMSVWLMKGFFDTIPWEFEWSGIIDGASRIKVWWKIMLPLIKPGILAVALFGFLAGWQDLIYVRTFLIDQTLATFIEANIEAEYSHMPLIAAAGTLYLLPTIIFFLTAQQLLLQGYSGGIKG
- a CDS encoding carbohydrate ABC transporter permease, which translates into the protein MKGEKLRSLSFFLSPMIAMVGIFYLIPLVFTVYISFTKMRNWNTEKYLSEIVGLYNYQRLFHMFQHDPMIRAILLTTVVFVGITLLINVFGGLLLALGTFFINESSASSIRLLWLLPRMSPIAVYSLVWYYFFHGSDIGTLNSILLKLGVVSEPIPWGQITPWGVWSIIIFVNGLVGVSFGMIVFTSALNQIPRELVIAARVDGASAWQISRKILIPMLKWHFLYVLTWQFLSLLTTYPHLFLLVEWDLVNRDYGTTLALYVFNTAFGRGEQDQGLAAAAAVLLSIIGIMGGYVTLKVLQFERMIHEPRGDVE
- a CDS encoding ABC transporter substrate-binding protein, giving the protein MASGCIGGQETSETKITTVELSGDFLKDAVAIGKVLEENGINEVKFSAWGSGDPNSVMRVHGIVEAARRINKIWEENGVNVKIIITDKHYAAAFQDAYQEYLSKQPLGQAGDFFVNSYAFLPTLADEGYILDITEYANAYKSVIEDFYPSLIEASKFDGKLYGLPQDTEARPLYIRRDVAAKIGFNLEGIEEKVKNGEFTWSDVYQWAKKAKGNGVAEWGLIHRKGSAHPDLIQFIFAFGGKLYNEESKKLVVDVPAIYKWFYVEWKFAQDGLLPEDIMSWDWAKQIHPTIVEGRTLFDIGGTWYWTEWQTKDYYGKEGTPRPIKPDEVQKWFAYTLFPAGEKGLQPVTLSQPFVWMINSKAGQQNPKYEELEEIYHELAFLMIIKASDPDINAIHSVISAHLPVRKAAAKLISDEKWLNDLKSLNLDLDQEVKDNLKDIVATTVHPINAKFLADVSYMLEYTKFAPAHPKYPALADIFKEALDKVLRGEMTPEEGVDYIIQKVNADPELAENVEVIGEIPKDWQFP
- a CDS encoding inositol-3-phosphate synthase, which gives rise to MVRVVILGQGYVGSIFALGVERIKNGELGYYGIPLENDLPIKIEDIEIVGSYDVDKDKIRKSLYEIIGNYWDGHVPKNLKNIVVRKGIHLNSLRNLPFEVEGLEDEMSLKEAVETLVNEWKKLEVDVIVNVCTTEAFVPFKNKGDLIAAIENDDRERLTATQVYAYAAALYAKETNGAAFVNAIPTLIANDPAFVELARESNLVIFGDDGATGATPFTADILTHLAQRNRYVKDIAQFNIGGNTDFLALTDKERNKSKEFTKSSIVKELLGYDAPHYIKPTGFLEPLGDRKFIAMHIEYVSFNGAVDELIINGRINDSPALAGLLVDLVRLGKIAIERKEFGTIYEVNAFYMKNPGPQEKGNIPRIIAHEKMRTWAGLKPKWL
- a CDS encoding alanyl-tRNA editing protein, with translation MTVKLFYADPYLKEAVAKIEGIEVNGDNIRLKLDRTIFYPEGGGQPGDIGIIKGEGFRIDVRKVEGKEEIWHEGRIKGRLPQIGENVELELDWEWRYENMRQHTGQHILSAVLKKMYNSDTTGFQIFPDYNKIEINFDEELTWEHLLAAELEANEVVWSNVPVEVSEYDELPEEIRSSLRKALPKEVTGKIRIIKIDEVDLIPCGGTHVRNTGEVGFIKIVNFYKKARNIWRIEFVCGYRALIYLDKLLEDYWKSLSEMLNKNRPLFNRILEVKRELETLEEEKDKLRRETWKWKSKALLQSAENINGIRVVSIVEDASMKDAQAFVVYFVDKNPDTVALIVGRNYLIFAKNKEVKDIAMNELLKEVLNEVGGSGGGSEVLARGGGFREAPEEVLRIARALLKEKIKKS
- a CDS encoding V-type ATP synthase subunit D; the protein is MAGILKVKPTRMELLRLKRRIKLAEKGHKILKEKQDALIMEFFTIYDEAIALRRELNQKIAEAFEQLRLAEIDMGIVRLSETALSVKPNREINIKRRNIMGVPVPLIEAEGFRRDPYERGYAFVSTSPKVDVAAEKFEEVLELAIRLAEIEETLKRLAKEIEKTKRRVNALEYIIIPRMKDTVKYISQHLDEMERENFFRLKRVKALLEAKAQG